Proteins from one Podospora pseudoanserina strain CBS 124.78 chromosome 1, whole genome shotgun sequence genomic window:
- the SLX4_1 gene encoding 5'-flap endonuclease (COG:L; EggNog:ENOG503Q4XE) translates to MFSSPPRGMARDECLVVISSSPEFPSLCDLVPTTKPTTLRSGRNAATIPGDASTTFTSAATMWRAAQHPDAEDVSGPEVGIPMPALKDTALDKSKPKSKPRAPTKTRTKKDSPLLVADDSVILLKSSGVDVSVSKKRAKQPKSVQETTQTTIAKGKVTKSATKEKVTKKKMETVSRHFAKESSTSKPPTTNLTDAVVPVEEDEPVILEPALQRRFDWTPPRESLPRQLIPVADSPMERPTWSVESPEANVFKALHDKFGRTSDDVQSVGPGSGTSSLDVLGKRKLIEMVQTAAASISNINANGKALAESPVKSKAVKKKPRTITELATAAYRNQEEPSKQDSLLGYLDTSDAQTGSSNTALRSKGKLGKKPAKPRPSKKKPEPKKPILLSPESALRQVAQQDFVFGTSSQLAIEDDPDLLRALHEAMKLSNDTTDDPFAIPSPVTSDLAVRRKPARLLWGASARDEDGALLDMEILDLTESPPAHSQSRANDEESLDDSVQMTEQSLPPPPTKAPEPMREASPPTPGADEQRHTGNSIFDTTDSSAETGSEAHAPPKFHIANAVVEQIPEPNDADWDDYIDLDLPPSNQEHHEFLLTQSSSPQLAHSPITPNLQPASPSSKPTADPYILLQSGPMAPSRPKYELFTDAQLARDIFKFGFKPVKKRSAMIALLDQCWASRVQSATGGAATSVRTISTTTSQAASKPSTAAAAISPRGRPRKNSGTAAPSADYSSLKVPELKKLLQERSLKQSGNKPDLIARLQDYDMQRKTSAGLASPQGRPRKETASSPKRTKPREKSPARRATSPRRSRSPATTPHRSKPQGKDGVIEIPDSDADSDLDDPILSSPPSAARRARPADEDMFSSPRVDLSINEDAEMSLIASPTTEQVSVFAYITKAITSAPSSKDPTDPSWYEKILMYDPIILEDLALWLNAGQLDKAGYDGEVSPADVKQWCESKSVCCLWRVSLRGLERKRL, encoded by the coding sequence ATGTTCTCTTCTCCACCCAGAGGCATGGCGCGCGACGAGTGTCTGGTCGTCATATCTTCTTCTCCCGAATTTCCCTCACTTTGCGACCTTGTCCCGACGACTAAACCGACGACACTCCGCAGCGGCAGGAATGCTGCTACGATCCCCGGTGATGCGTCAACAACGTTTACGAGCGCTGCGACGATGTGGCGGGCAGCCCAACATCCAGACGCAGAGGATGTCTCAGGCCCAGAGGTTGGGATTCCAATGCCAGCTCTGAAAGATACTGCGCTCGACAAGTCGAAACCAAAGTCCAAACCCCGAGCGCCCACGAAAACAAGGACAAAGAAAGACTCTCCGCTTCTAGTGGCGGATGACAGTGTAATTCTTTTGAAATCCTCGGGGGTTGATGTCTCGGTCTCGAAGAAGAGGGCGAAACAACCAAAGTCGGTTCAGgaaacaacacaaacaacaaTTGCTAAAGGCAAGGTGACCAAGTCAGCCACCAAGGAGAAGGTCactaaaaagaaaatggagACAGTCAGCAGGCATTTTGCAAAGGAATCCTCAACATCGAAACCTCCAACGACAAACTTAACAGATGCTGTGGTACCAGTAGAAGAGGACGAACCGGTGATTCTGGAGCCAGCTCTGCAAAGGAGATTCGATTGGACCCCGCCACGCGAAAGCCTACCCCGACAATTAATACCTGTGGCTGATTCACCGATGGAAAGACCAACATGGTCAGTGGAATCGCCAGAAGCCAATGTCTTCAAGGCTCTTCATGATAAGTTCGGTCGGACGTCTGATGATGTGCAATCAGTTGGCCCTGGTTCAGGGACAAGTTCACTGGATGTGTTGGGCAAGAGAAAGCTCATCGAGATGGTGCAGACGGCTGCCGCGAgcatctccaacatcaatGCGAATGGCAAAGCCCTTGCAGAATCCCCAGTCAAGTCaaaggctgtcaagaagaagccacGCACGATTACGGAGCTGGCTACTGCAGCCTACAGAAACCAGGAAGAGCCGTCTAAGCAAGATTCGCTCCTCGGCTACCTCGACACGTCAGATGCGCAAACTGGGTCATCGAACACAGCGTTGAGAAGTAAAGGGAAGCTTGGGAAGAAACCTGCAAAGCCAAGACCATCTAAGAAGAAGCCTGAGCCCAAAAAGCCCATCTTGTTGTCCCCAGAGAGTGCCTTGAGACAAGTGGCCCAACAGGATTTCGTGTTTGGAACTTCAAGTCAACTTGCGATAGAGGATGACCCCGATTTGCTGCGTGCGCTTCACGAGGCGATGAAGTTGTCAAACGACACGACAGATGACCCCTTTGCAATTCCCAGCCCGGTGACAAGCGATCTTGCGGTTCGCAGGAAACCTGCGCGTCTTCTCTGGGGGGCTAGCGCGCGAGATGAGGACGGCGCTCTTCTGGACATGGAGATATTGGATTTGACCGAATCACCTCCCGCTCATTCGCAATCTCGTGCCAATGACGAGGAATCGTTGGATGACTCTGTGCAGATGACGGAGCAGTctttgccaccaccgccgaccAAGGCCCCAGAGCCCATGAGggaagcatcaccaccaacaccgggGGCGGATGAACAAAGACATACTGGCAATAGTATATTTGACACCACCGATTCATCTGCAGAGACCGGGTCAGAAGCGCATGCTCCGCCAAAGTTCCATATCGCCAACGCCGTAGTCGAACAAATTCCCGAGCCGAATGACGCAGATTGGGATGACTATattgaccttgaccttccACCATCCAACCAAGAGCATCACGAATTCTTGTTGACACAGTCGAGCAGCCCACAGCTCGCGCATTCGCCCATCACTCCAAATCTACAACCAGCATCCCCATCCAGTAAACCCACCGCCGACCCGTATATTCTCTTGCAATCCGGGCCTATGGCTCCATCCAGACCAAAGTATGAACTCTTCACCGATGCCCAGCTAGCACGAGATATCTTCAAGTTTGGGTTCAAACCTGTAAAGAAACGTTCAGCCATGATTGCGCTTCTTGACCAGTGTTGGGCAAGCAGGGTCCAGTCAGCCACAGGAGGCGCGGCTACCAGTGTGCGGaccatatccaccaccacctcccaagctGCCTCCAAACCGAGCACGGCTGCTGCGGCGATCAGTCCACGAGGTCGACCAAGGAAGAATTCGGGCACGGCAGCACCATCAGCTGATTACAGTAGTCTGAAGGTCCcggagctgaagaagctgtTACAGGAGCGTAGCCTCAAGCAGTCAGGGAATAAGCCAGACCTCATCGCCCGTCTTCAAGATTATGATATGCAGAGGAAGACATCTGCCGGTCTCGCATCTCCACAGGGAAGGCCACGCAAAGAGACGGCAAGCTCCCCGAAAAGAACCAAGCCCCGTGAAAAATCTCCTGCAAGACGAGCTACCTCTCCAAGGCGTAGTAGATCACCTGCAACAACGCCACATCGAAGTAAACCACAAGGCAAGGATGGAGTGATTGAGATTCCCGACTCGGATGCCGACTCTGACCTAGATGATCCCATACTCTCGTCCCCGCCTTCAGCTGCAAGACGTGCTCGACCAGCAGATGAAGACATGTTTTCTTCTCCCCGGGTAGATCTGTCCATCAATGAAGATGCAGAAATGTCTCTCATTGCCAGTCCAACCACAGAGCAAGTCTCTGTGTTTGCATACATTACAAAAGCTATCACATCAGCACCTTCATCCAAAGACCCCACTGACCCCTCCTGGTATGAGAAGATCTTGATGTATGATCCGATTATTCTTGAGGATTTGGCATTGTGGCTCAATGCAGGACAGCTGGACAAGGCGGGATATGATGGGGAGGTCTCACCAGCGGATGTCAAGCAGTGGTGTGAAAGCAAGAGTGTTTGTTGTCTATGGCGGGTCAGCTTGCGAgggctggagaggaagaggttgtga